Proteins found in one Terriglobales bacterium genomic segment:
- a CDS encoding response regulator transcription factor, whose product MPLRILIADDSRAVRHSLHGLLEQHPGWEVCAEAVDGADAVDKAQECVPDIILLDFFMPGMTGVDAARVLGRVLPSVPILLVTIYVTSELVKQAKAAGIKGAAPKSDTRGILNGVEALVNKETFFEIKPIEPATDSLL is encoded by the coding sequence ATGCCGCTTCGAATTCTGATCGCAGACGATAGCCGGGCTGTCAGGCATAGTCTGCATGGTTTGCTGGAGCAACATCCTGGTTGGGAAGTGTGCGCAGAAGCAGTGGACGGGGCAGACGCCGTCGACAAGGCTCAGGAATGTGTGCCGGACATCATTCTTTTAGACTTCTTTATGCCTGGAATGACTGGGGTCGATGCTGCGCGGGTGCTGGGACGTGTTCTTCCGTCTGTTCCGATTCTCCTGGTCACGATCTACGTCACGTCTGAGCTGGTTAAACAGGCCAAAGCTGCAGGAATCAAGGGAGCTGCTCCCAAGTCCGATACTCGGGGGATCTTGAATGGGGTCGAGGCTCTAGTGAACAAAGAGACATTTTTCGAGATCAAACCAATTGAGCCTGCAACAGATTCTTTGCTTTGA
- a CDS encoding PAS domain S-box protein, translating to MSLSSDVLFSSDLWETALDKYARAAHLTVKLFDREMRSVSGAVHPTPLFQLFEQSGYDPGIFAECAHRCLAQTTDRPAVIVSQFHGLSVVGTSLVLEGKIVGTAVGGYVFADFSQVSEIQHLARQAGIQFERLWEIARQQQPVPQSRLIVNGELLQVLGDALLRENHRTRQNAETAAIVASSDDAIVSKDLNGVITSWNRGAERIFGYTRQEAIGQPITMLIPPDHADDEPMILNRIRRGESVDHYETVRRHKDGSLLDISLTVSPIKDTKGRVVGASKIARDITERKRSEEALRVSEAHLQTELVDTKLLHSISAQLIDEENVESLYQRILNGAVSIMRSDFASLQILYPERGSGGELRLLAFHGFSPQAAAFWEWVGSDSSKSTCGAALRTGKRVIAPDIESCDFMTGSEDRAMYLETGIHACQTTPLVSRSGKIVGMISTHWREPHQPSERDLRMFDILVRQAADLMERKKAQEAIRDSEEHYRILFDLGPVAVYSCDAAGVIREFNDRAAELWGRTPVPGDTDERFCGSHELSRPDGTLMPHDQCPMAEVVCGRIPEIRDAEVLIARPDGTQVTVVVNIRPLKNQLGEIAGAINCFYDITERKQAEEALLRAHDQLEFLVQRRTESLRRLSSHLQHVQDDERRRIARELHDSAGQYLVALKMNLAQLNQPDPQKAKAVLAESNQLLDRCLAEIRTISYLLHPPMLDESGLAPAAAWYVEGFAKRSGIQANLEISPRLERLPADVEMVLFRALQESLTNVHRHSRSSKVDVRLETENGHAVLLVRDYGRGFPPGQLETLHSGSGLGVGTAGMRERVLELDGLLEVVSEEPGTSVKVTLPVAKAEARAAPSIEDSTDRNSAA from the coding sequence CGATCTATGGGAAACAGCGCTGGACAAATATGCCAGAGCTGCCCACTTGACCGTCAAGTTGTTCGACCGCGAAATGCGCTCCGTGTCGGGCGCGGTCCATCCCACTCCGTTGTTCCAATTATTTGAACAGAGCGGATATGACCCCGGCATCTTTGCTGAATGCGCACACCGCTGTTTGGCGCAGACAACAGATCGGCCTGCGGTCATCGTTTCTCAATTTCACGGTTTGTCAGTCGTGGGAACCTCGCTCGTACTGGAGGGAAAGATTGTGGGTACCGCGGTGGGCGGATACGTCTTCGCCGACTTCTCGCAGGTCTCAGAAATTCAGCATCTGGCGCGCCAGGCCGGTATCCAGTTCGAACGTTTGTGGGAAATTGCGCGCCAACAGCAGCCGGTGCCGCAGAGTCGTCTAATCGTGAATGGTGAGTTGCTGCAAGTTCTGGGCGATGCCCTGCTTCGAGAAAACCATCGCACACGTCAAAATGCGGAGACTGCCGCTATTGTCGCATCTTCCGACGATGCCATCGTTAGTAAAGACCTCAATGGGGTCATTACCAGTTGGAATCGAGGAGCGGAACGGATATTCGGCTATACCCGACAGGAAGCCATCGGACAACCGATCACGATGTTGATTCCTCCTGATCACGCGGATGACGAGCCGATGATTTTGAATCGCATTCGCCGGGGTGAGTCGGTCGACCATTACGAAACCGTCCGCCGGCACAAAGACGGTTCGTTGCTCGACATCTCTTTGACGGTTTCTCCAATAAAAGATACGAAGGGGCGAGTCGTGGGGGCATCCAAAATTGCCCGCGACATCACCGAGCGCAAGCGTTCGGAAGAAGCTCTGCGCGTCAGCGAAGCGCACCTGCAAACAGAACTTGTCGACACAAAGCTTCTACATAGCATCAGCGCGCAGCTGATTGACGAAGAGAATGTCGAATCGCTCTACCAAAGGATCCTGAACGGGGCGGTTTCCATTATGCGATCGGATTTCGCCAGCCTGCAGATCCTTTATCCTGAGCGAGGGAGCGGAGGCGAGCTCCGTCTGCTGGCTTTCCACGGATTCAGTCCGCAGGCGGCTGCATTCTGGGAATGGGTGGGAAGCGACTCCTCAAAGTCGACCTGCGGCGCTGCCTTGCGTACCGGCAAGCGCGTGATCGCCCCTGATATAGAGAGTTGCGACTTCATGACCGGTAGCGAAGACCGGGCGATGTATCTCGAAACCGGCATTCACGCTTGTCAGACCACGCCGCTGGTTTCGCGAAGCGGGAAGATTGTGGGCATGATCTCGACCCACTGGCGCGAGCCGCATCAGCCTTCCGAGCGCGATTTGCGGATGTTCGACATCCTGGTTCGGCAGGCGGCAGACCTGATGGAGCGCAAGAAGGCGCAAGAAGCCATTCGCGATAGTGAGGAGCACTATCGCATCTTGTTTGATCTAGGTCCGGTTGCCGTCTACTCCTGCGATGCTGCAGGTGTGATCAGGGAATTCAACGATCGCGCTGCAGAATTGTGGGGCCGCACGCCGGTTCCGGGGGATACGGACGAGCGGTTCTGCGGATCACACGAGTTATCTCGTCCCGACGGAACTCTCATGCCCCACGATCAGTGCCCCATGGCCGAGGTCGTGTGCGGCAGGATACCTGAGATTCGGGACGCGGAAGTCCTGATCGCGCGGCCCGATGGTACGCAAGTCACGGTCGTCGTCAACATCCGCCCGCTCAAAAACCAACTGGGAGAAATCGCGGGAGCAATCAATTGTTTTTACGACATCACCGAGCGGAAGCAGGCCGAAGAAGCTCTCCTGCGAGCGCATGATCAACTCGAATTCCTGGTGCAGCGGCGCACCGAATCTTTACGTCGGCTATCGAGCCATTTGCAGCACGTCCAGGACGACGAGCGGCGCAGGATTGCTCGCGAATTGCATGACAGTGCCGGGCAGTATTTGGTGGCACTCAAGATGAATCTCGCCCAGTTGAACCAGCCTGACCCCCAGAAAGCCAAGGCGGTGCTGGCAGAATCGAACCAGTTGCTGGACAGATGCCTGGCGGAGATCCGTACCATCTCTTACTTGTTGCATCCGCCGATGCTGGACGAGAGCGGGTTGGCTCCTGCTGCGGCGTGGTATGTGGAAGGATTCGCCAAGCGGAGCGGCATTCAGGCGAACTTGGAAATATCCCCGCGTCTCGAACGGCTGCCGGCAGACGTTGAAATGGTTTTGTTCCGGGCACTGCAGGAGAGCCTGACTAATGTGCATCGCCATTCTCGGAGTTCGAAAGTAGACGTTCGGTTAGAGACGGAGAATGGTCACGCCGTCTTGCTCGTAAGAGACTATGGCCGTGGATTCCCGCCCGGGCAATTGGAAACTCTTCACAGCGGCTCCGGTTTGGGAGTCGGCACAGCAGGCATGCGGGAGAGGGTGCTTGAGCTCGACGGCTTGTTAGAGGTCGTCTCGGAAGAACCTGGCACTTCTGTGAAGGTGACGCTACCCGTGGCGAAGGCTGAAGCGCGCGCCGCGCCATCTATTGAAGACTCGACAGACCGCAACTCCGCGGCCTAA